One window of Sphingobacteriales bacterium genomic DNA carries:
- a CDS encoding c-type cytochrome, which produces MKTLLKAVLFLVLAICVLLAVGATVIFVRGIPKYDPVKYEAKVEVTPERVERGMKLASMLCNHCHLNEKTNKLTGRSMTEVEGFGEINSLNITQHPEAGIGKWTDGELIAFIRTGIRPDGQYVPPYMVKLPKLSDEDMNSIIAFLRSDNPYVQPDPTELSPTKPNFFAKFLSNIAFKPFEMPSGPVPEPDTTNIVAWGEYLTLYQLECYSCHSKDFSTNNFAEPEKSEGYFGGGIKLIDMDGKPILTRNLTPDKETGIGNWTEEQFVKTLKYGIREGKPAVRYPMLPYSQLTDSEAKAIFAFLRTVPPLKNEIEQL; this is translated from the coding sequence ATGAAAACATTGTTAAAGGCTGTATTATTTTTAGTTTTAGCGATTTGCGTTTTGTTAGCAGTTGGTGCTACCGTAATTTTTGTGCGGGGAATACCTAAATATGATCCGGTTAAGTACGAAGCAAAAGTTGAAGTAACCCCGGAACGGGTGGAGCGGGGAATGAAACTCGCTTCGATGCTTTGCAACCATTGCCATTTGAATGAAAAAACCAATAAGCTGACCGGACGAAGTATGACTGAAGTAGAAGGTTTTGGTGAAATAAACAGTTTGAACATTACTCAACATCCTGAAGCAGGGATAGGCAAATGGACAGATGGAGAATTGATTGCCTTTATCCGCACAGGAATCAGACCGGATGGGCAATATGTTCCGCCATATATGGTCAAACTACCTAAACTTTCTGACGAAGACATGAACTCTATCATCGCTTTTCTGCGTTCTGATAATCCTTATGTTCAGCCTGACCCCACCGAGCTATCTCCTACTAAACCCAATTTCTTCGCCAAATTCTTATCCAATATTGCTTTTAAACCTTTTGAAATGCCATCAGGTCCTGTACCGGAGCCGGATACCACCAATATAGTAGCTTGGGGGGAATATCTTACTTTATATCAATTGGAATGTTATTCCTGTCATTCAAAAGATTTTAGCACCAACAACTTTGCGGAACCCGAAAAATCGGAAGGTTATTTTGGAGGGGGAATTAAATTGATAGATATGGATGGCAAACCTATTCTTACCAGAAATCTTACTCCCGACAAGGAAACCGGAATTGGAAACTGGACAGAAGAACAGTTTGTTAAAACGCTTAAATACGGAATCAGGGAAGGAAAACCGGCAGTCAGATATCCGATGCTTCCTTATTCACAATTAACT